The genomic window GTAAAACAGCTTTAATGGTACAGAGATAAAGCAAGAAGCTctccacacactgctgtctgatAGCCTTTAAAGAACGCCTTTGTCCCCAAAGCTGGACTCCTGGAACTGAGTTCAGAAATACCTTGCTAATTGGCTGTATTTTGCTGTGccaatttctctttttttcccccaacgTAATTCCTCTTTGTGCGTAAGAGTTGTACTCTGATGAaataacagctgtgtgtgtccccAATGAACCTAGCTCTGGGAGTGGTTTTCACTCCTCTGCCTTTCGTTGTTCATGGGAACGTTCGATTTGTGTTTGGGTTTGAAAGTTGATTGAAACTTTTGTTACAAGGAATGAAAAGGTTGCAGAAACACAGCAAGCAGTAAAcctgccaaaaaaaacaaaaaaaaaacaatggttcACAGTTGAAGCGGGTCTTATACCTGGCACATCATTTACACTTGCAGTCTCAGTCAATTGGTGTCCATATAACTATGGATGATGCTTCTGTTATTTCATCTGTAGGTTACTGAAAACTGTCACCATGtttgcagcatcacagtctgcctaaacttcacatacaggcaaagaggtggagagcGAGTTGAACTAAGGCAGGAGGGTAGTTGCCGAAGCAGAAAGCTTGCCTTGTGAGTCGGCACTCACTATTAACTGAAGGCGGTCTCGCCCATAGTTATgtgtaattttacattttttttgtatcaggCTGGAAACgtttttattgctgctgtaaagttggagaTTTTATTATgggattgactcgcttttggagccagcccctagagccTAAAAGGTGAagtgcaatttttaacactaaCTTAGCTTTATTTCTAAATCCTAAAGGGTTACTACTAGGTGTCAACGTGTGAAGAGTGGCTCAATAGACTTCAATTGAAGGGCTCTAGCATCAGGAATAGACGCCATGACACCATGTCAGTCAATCAATTTCAAGTAGCATATCATACAGAAGTCAGTACTCGTGAGGTGGAGTTCCTTTACAGCCTGTTCTGAGGTTTTGTTTCTATTGTGTGTAGGGCTTATGAGATTAAGATAAACCCTTTATTTGTCTCACAATTGGGAAATTGCATTgttgcaacagcacagatacaACTTTAGTAAAAATAggataagataaaaataaaagatacagtataaaataaaactacCAATTAAGATACAATAGAGTTAAAAACATATACACATATTAACAGATAGTTAATATGTGTAATATAGAGAACAGTAGATttaactgtacatagtgcatcaagaaactaaataaataaatcttgtACTGTACAATATGGCGTAGGATCATATTGCACATGATCAGTAGTGTTCATTGTACAGTGTGACAGCAGGTGACATGACATGAGGTGACGTAAATAATCAATGAATCCATATTTTTCGACTCCACTGCCTAATAACCCATCAAATCCTTTTTCTTATCATCAGTGCTGCATGCTGTCTTTTTTTGACGATGGTACTCTAAAACTCTTAGCGACTGATTGCTGCAATTTGCATCCTCAATTTTACTCTTCCCTTGAGTCTTAGCTtaaattttaatatataaacacATCACTTTCTTTACTAAACCTTGGGAAATAAACATCCATAATCATGTTTAGAACACAATGGGCAAAATTAGTCGGTTTTTAAAGGGTTGTTTACTCATCAGCAGTGGGAAAGAGGTGGTGTCACTACAACTGTGTTCCCAGTGTTAGACTTTGAAAATTAGCAGCAAAAGTAATGGTTACACTGTTCCTGGAACAGATGTTGCTGAATTTTTTATTGATATGAGTATTGGGtctaaacacaaaacacaaagtgatCAGCACAACTTGTAACATTGGTACTCACCTTATGTTTAAATGGCAAACATCGCTGTAGTTTCACTTGTAAGCATaggcctgcagagacagagtaCTAAAGTTAGACACTGATCCCACACaatacacagcagcatttaagcactcagagaaaaaggtaATAATTCTGAGAATTCTGAGAATAAAGCCATGACCTTTAAAGTGCCCGTGCGACCTACAGGGAGATTCATTTTCAAAAACTACAAGGTTTCAATAAACTTCCACTCAAATcacttatatataaataatatgtaaatgtaatgtgtATGTAATACATATGTAAACCCATGCATTTTGAATTAGGTAATTCACTTTCAATTAATTGATTTTGAGTAGTACAGTATTTGCCTCCAACTGGTAAAATTTCCACaactctgaaaaaaaacactatagtAGAGTGAATAGTGAATTGATCCTAAAATGGTGGTTACAAACAAATACCTGAATTGGACTACAGACATCCTCAAGGATTTTGTACTGTGGATAAAATAACAGCGGTTAACATTGGCTTTTTACTTTGGTGAGCAAATCTATGCTTTAAAATGATACAAGTGGTGTTTCTTTGTGAAAATTTGCCATCAAATTTGACAAAATTTGTCAGCATAGTATGCTTTTGTTAGCCAAGGACTTTATTTTCTGCAATAAACAAAAAGTCAATAGAACAATCTCTGGCTTTTGTCAAAGGAACCCATCtaccaagcagcagcagagcccctataaGGATGGACAGTTGTGGCTGCCATCAAAGCGGGACGTCCTGTCAGAGTCTGAATTGACCGATCAAACAATGAGCAAAATGATAGCATGTTGTGCACTTGCTGCAAAATAGATGAAAGAACTTTCTACTCAGTTCAGTTCGGCTATATAATCTATATTAGCTATATAAGCTAAGCTAAAAATGACctgaaattacatttttgtCTAGAAACAGATGTGAATAATTATCTTAGCAATTCAGATCCATCGGTCCCATTCAGAATGAACAGAACTCTTGGTGAACTGCAGGCAGTCTGAATACAGTGGCATGAATAGAGATTTACTAGGTTATACATAGATCAGCTCTGGCCATGGATTGTGCTACATCCTGCCCTTactgtgtgttttccctccctCCTGATTGCCTGCTTAATTTTTTGCCTTAACCCTCTGGTTTGTTTGCctgatttttaaataaaatcttgAACACCTGGAAGACATACTTGTGCATTTGAGTCCAGCCTATTGTTTTTACACCCTCCTTTATTACACCTGTGTCGATATGCTCACCTTGTGTATTTTGTTCATGTGCTCTtgacaaaaaaactgtttttgttcattctCCCCATTGTTTTGATTACCTTAACACTTACAAGGTGGTATATGGTATCTCTCGTACATATTGATTTCAAGCCTGAGTGGTGTGTTTTTTCAAGTTGTGATCTCAAACTTTGAAGTGTGTAGCTTTCTGTACTTTTCCTGCTCTTTCATGTTTCTAGTGATCAAACATCTAATGGACTAAGACCAAAATGCTACCTTTTACTTGTGAATTTTTGGTATCATTGAACCATTTCCTACTCTCAAACTGGGGTACTTAAGAGTCCCAAAATGGGTCCAGAGATGCGAGTCTCACCACCTGCAGCTATCTTAAAAGCTTCTGTCTGCAGCAACAATGCTCCTCGGATACGTGGCAGGTCGCTTCAGCACTGGACTAGCAGTACCCCTCTGGTCCACAATATATCTGCTGTGAAAGAAAAATCTTTCCTACTCAGCACACTGTTAAAATGACACACCATGAGATCACTTTGACCTCAGCAAAATGCATCAATTATTTGCCAGCCATTCATGATACAAATAAGAACAACTTCCTGAGGGAAAACCTGACAGTTCAAATCAAGTCAAAGTTATTTCTGTGTGCTGTCACTGTGTAGAGGAGTACTGAATAATTAAATCTGACTATGAGCTTTCCACATGGTCTCTACAATGAATACACAAATTATAGAGAATATAGCttaacacaaaaagacacaaaaaaatatgaaaaggaTTTGTAGCATAATAAATTAAGTAGTCAGTTGTGAAATTACAACCTCTGATGTCAAATATTATACCATCATTatttcattttacaaaaaaTGGAGCGAgccatgtgttaaaaaaaacattggagGGGAAGTAGCAGCCAAAAGGCATCAATCAAATGCCTTTTGATTTTGTTAGCACTTTCACAACAGAGGTTTTGGCAGGTCTGGAGTATTTTTGGTTGTGTTGACACAACGGCAGGTATGGCATCAGCAATGACCTTAGAGATGCaattgttgctgcacatcaatttTAGAAGGGTTATAAAGCCATTACTTAAGTTCATCCTTCTATAGAGGGGAAGATTATTCACTGGCATTCAAATCAGCTGCCATTGTCTCCAGCACAGAACTCCAAGCTGCAAAAACCCCAGGAGCTCAATCTCAGACTCTACAGCCCTCTGTTATTAAGTTAAACGTTTAAGTTCATGATGCTAGAATTAGTAAAAACTGAACAAGTACAGCTTATTTGAAAGGGCTGCAAGGAGGAGTTGCCTTTTCTCTGAACAAAGAACATGGCAGCACAGCTTTCCAAAAATGCATCTGAACTTCCAGACCAATGTCCTTTGGACAGATGGACCAAATTTATATGTTTTACCCATAATTCACAGCGCCAAACCCAAACACAGCATATCtatctacacacacagctcatagCAGCTTACTAGTGATGGAATGATGGGCTGATGACTGGGACTTGTATTACAGCCACAGGACCTAGGCCATTTGCAACCATTGAGTTGAACTCTATATACCACAGGTCCCAAAGTACTGTAGAGTCAAATGTGTGGCCATCTGACCAAGCTAAACCTTGGTCAACGCTGGATCATGAGAAGCTACACAGaaggatttaaaaataaaaaataaaaaataaggtgCTGCAATGGCCCAGTCAAGGTCCAGTCTGTAACCCAATGCTGGGGTggacgtttaaaaaaaaaaagtagttagTTAAATTAAATCAAGAATCGAGAATTAAACAACATTAACCTAATCCTTTCTCTTAAGCAAAATCAAGTAGAACTGGAAAGAAACTTCATTAAGAAGTTAAAGTTTACAGGCCGATAGAAAAAAGGCCAACAAAGAGAGGTAAAGCAGCAGAACCTATTCCTGAGATCAAAGAATAAGTCAGCTATGATTAAATTTGTAAGAGTACTCTTGGAGACTTGGGGTATTTTCAGGAGGCCAGATTCAGCTTACATAGTAGAAGGTCTTTTTAACTCATATTTACTGATAGAATCATGACCTGTGAAATGAACAGAagctaaaaaataaatcaaactaaAGGTGACGATCTAAAACATCAGCTTAAAAACATCTGTCTCTTTTAGTTGTCTCTAAGACAAAATTCACCTAGGCTTTGTTTCAGTCCTGAAAGATACTAGAGTGGTTATCACAGTCACCTTTCCCATGAGGAATGGGCTAAGAAGTCCCCAGGAAGCTGGTGTCTGGCTATGCATTGTTTGCAGCAGGTTACAACAGAAAAAAGGTGCTCTGCAGAGTACTGAAGATGCTTCTCATAAAGGGGTTGAATAAATCTTAGACATTGGAATATTTTTGTGTTGAGCTATTTAAATTGTTCTTTGATTAATTATTGCAAAGAactgttggattttttttgcaaCTGGAACATCAATAATTGTATCAAATTAGGACTGGAAAAATCAATCATAAAAACATAACTACTGGTTAAAGTGTAGCCCTAAAATAACAGTTTTAGATGcagaaaatgaacattttgtttAAAGGATAACTGTGGTGGTAATAGAATGTGAATTACAACATGAGTTATTCAAATATTCAGTTGCTGAATGACAAGAGGATAATGTCTGTGAGTGATAATGTCTCCTGTCAGTCACATAACAAAAAGTCCTTCGAATAAAATCTGGCTGGTCAGTAATACCAGCCAGACCATGCTGACCATGAGCCCTTTTGATATTTTACAATTTAGTGTTTATATACTCTGGTTTTTACCCCTTTTACACCTGCTCTCTATTTAAAAGGCAAATTGCAGCAGGAGAAAAATCTGTCCAAATTACAATTCCTTTTATATAACAATAACCAAGTCAAttaattagtttattttttaaatattttaatatgtaCAGAATACTGGCAACTGATTGTTGGCTAGGGAATTGGCAGGGAGACAGTCATTATTACTTTATATTTTAAAGCAATCATTCAAGGAACTTATCCAAACTGGGTTTGTTTTGCAATATCATAAGTGACTGACCGATCAGAGTAGCCAGCGAACAGTGAGGGACGGTTGGAGAGAACTTGATAATGATGAGATACTCATCCTCCCCCAGCTCCTGGACCTCCACACATTTCTCTGTCaccacctccagctcctcaaGGGTATTGGGCTTCTCAGGGTCCCGGATCGATCTAATCACATCTAATAGTGGGCAGAAAACATACTTAAATACACCTTACAGCAATATGTGGTGTCTAAAACTGAAGCTTTATTAATGAGTCATAGTATGTCATAAATTTTAGTATTTTATAAATATCAGGAGACCAACAAAGTCACTTCAAAGTAATGTTAATGAATCTCCATTCTTCCCTCAACTTTGCCTGTGTAGGCTGTGCTTAGGGACCCTTACCGTACACCTCTAACGctttctcctccatctttttgATCCTTAGGGCATTCCTGTCGACAATTCCGGAAAACTGTAAAACCTTGGCGAAAGTTAACGATACAAGGCTTAGCACTACTTCCATGTTTTAGAAAACGCCATAATAAAAAGGATGGTATAAATTGACTTTAACGGGAAGACTGAGACACTTCGTTTGCGAGAGCTTTTGCAGATCTATATTAATGTCAATACTGTTGGCAGTTATAAACACTAACTGGTAACTAGTATAGATATCTGCAGCTTGTTTTGTTCCCAATGACCGCGTCTGTCACTTCCGCTTCCGAATTGTGGTTTCAGGGGAAAGCAGTCGAACGATGTAAAGATGCTTGTCTGTGATGTATCGTGTTGTATTTTTAACCAACTAActttattttatacattttatatgaataaatattttaaacctGTAAAATTATCTTTTTTTCACTCCCTGGTCTATTATCACTTCGCATTCGACATTTGTAACGTTTCCTATTGGTCAGTCCTaatcagctgacaggaagaTTGGTCATGTGACAACACAGACGGTGTAGCTGTTTACATGACATGAAGAAACGACTAAACTTCTGTAAAATAAACGTTTTATTAGCTTTGTGAAGGCGGgttttaagttttattttggaaaatatcTCTTTAACTAACATGTGAATCACCCTGCCTGTGTAAGCTGTTCATTAACCGCTTAATTATGGTTGAGGTGGCTCAGCGGCTGGAGAATAACTCCATAGAAGTGGCTGTGATCCCAGAGAATCAGAACTGTGGAGATGTTGCGGACATACAGAAAGCTGAACTGGCTCCTGGAAGCTCTCTTCTCGGCTGTCTGGACGTCAGGGGAGAGCTGGTGGTGTGGGACCCGGCGGACGGAGAGACTCTTCCGGCTGCAGTAGAGGGCTGCTACAAAGAGTGAGTGCAGTTGAAAGAGTCCTTATCCTGTTCTAAATATAGGCTTtgagtaaataataataataacgtgTGTACCGCTGTGCTAGTTAGTTCtatctaaaataataaaatgggTCCCACTACACAATAATTTAgaataacaaaacaaactaacagAGAATAGTATTGCTTGATCAAATCACTGCATCAATACTGACAAAAATATCTTTCTGTCCATAGCTTTTCCTGGGAAGAGTTAACCCTCCACAGTCAGGGTGTCAGCAGGTTCAAATTGTTGGCAGTGGGATCTCAGTGTGACCTGAAGCTACTGGAGGTAGAAGCAGAACGATCAACCTTAATTTCTCTGCGCTGTGTCTCTGAAAGTCCTGCAGACTGCCTACTGCAGACTGTCAGAAAGCTAGACCAAAGTAAGTACACATACACTCCTCATGACAGCCTTCAGTAGTATATAGGCACTGATAGAGAttgaaaatatataataaatatgttacTTTTAATGACTGAGACTTTATTTCCAGGTGTGTGCGAGTTGCAGTCAGCGAACATGCTGTTTTTTGCGGCTGGCCACTGCTGTGTACTGCTGAACAGAAagtggttgctgcagctgcagtggaCGCAGACGAAGGAGGAGCCGCAGACATTATCCTGCTGCAGCATCCAGCtggctgacagtgacagagacaCTGCTGTCCACTactgtgtctgcacagagacCCTGTTCATCCTCAGCGCTGCTGGACTCATATGTATCCTTTACAGTGTGCAGCtacttttcagctattacttgtAAACATCTCTTGTGAGATTGGGTAGCCAGTGTCGCAGTGTCATAGCACATTTCtgtgttgaaaaaaaatggctgctgttTAATTACACAATCAGCCAAAATATCtacaaataatattttatgttttccGTATAGATTAAATTATAGAGTAATCTTCCAACATCTGCAGTAGTAGACAAATTCGTATCTGTAACTGAAAGTtctgaaaaatgaagccaaGGTGGAGGCACCTGCATTCTTTCTAATGACTAGCAGGGGGTCATTAGAAAGAAGTGATGTCCTACAGAAATCTAAACTGACCCTGCTTCTCACTTGATTAATTACTTCAGCAAATATAAATGTATGGTTGCAGACACTAGCTTTACTTTATGATCACCTAATGATCAACAAGTCGCTACCGTTGGTTGTTCATTGTGCCTTTAAGGTCCCATATAGTGCTTGTCCTTGATATTCTCATCCAAATATGTTACGTCTGTCTTCCGTCAGTAAGTGAATGGTCTTCCTTTGACTTTGCCTCTCAGCCTTATGCAATATCTCTGATGGCAGTCTGCTAGCCAGCATTGACCTGCCTGCCTACTTGAGGTCTGGCATGGGAGAAGATGATCTGACCTTCTCGTCCTCTTCGTCATccccctcttctttctccttctgccacCTCCAGGTGTCAGCTGATCTCAGTACAGCTGTAGCTATCACCCGGTGCCACACTGCCATTGCTGTTGACCTTAACCACTATTTCAGGTACATAAGCAGGAGCAGTTTTAGTCAAGTCCcagtttttaaccctttaaagtaAAACCTATTTTTTGATATTTGGGACGAACAACAAGCAGCCAACAGCAAGTGGTGTTTCAGAGAATGTTATAGGGTTGgccgatattggcaaaaaaattaatcaccattaattgtggcatttagctgataacgattaatttgacgattaattgatgacaattgcacttacatgtttttgactctaaatcaccacattgttctaaaatgatactgacaaatcatcagtcaagttaactacttcattctaacaggttaaccTGGTAAGTAGTGATCACCAACCAGCcgtgtttgaaatatttattgataacagatgtattgcacaaactgcttcaaaataataatgaagcaaacatttagtaACTTTTtctgaaaatgtgtctgtgcaaattaacctgtgactggaatatgtcacacactggAGCATGTTTttactcatactgtagaacagcagcagaaaaaacattacaaacaaactggacaatttcacatttaaatgtatgtctgtgcaaatcaacctgccttACGTTCTTCTTCTTGgcggtcgtaaggagcacaatgactaaacgtaccgcggattcacggctgagtggaattctttccaatatctgctggaggagacttcgctgttgtaatgttttcctatcttgctgtggagtccataaataaagatcgggaggcagcttctccagtcggagttcattcttttaataCCAGCAAACATtaagttactatggcaacaaccaacgctccacgtcGAGTATGCAggtgtagccggcgttgtggcctcgttgtgctttcttcgactttcttcgtactccggcttatggtgacaggcgttgaacctctgttaggaatgtgctgctctgcatcatttaactgaataccactgccttctgccattattgttattgtgggctcacatgtgcgtgCTTGCCAGTGATGGTGAGAGTatgtcgcacacaaaaatgcgtcatcatgacgaggcactaatcgccgtaatcgataagtggcaaatattaatcgttgattttgcacaagcctagaaAGTTATGTGCAAAAGTTCCTAACCCCTCTTTTGTATTGACCTTGTCTGCACAGTGCCTAGGATCTGAGGCCTGATTATCGCCCTGCCACTGccatgcttgacagtgtgtatgaggtgtttctgtgtttggttttcagcagacatggtggtgagcattaagaccaaacaactccactttggtctcatctgtccataggacattgttccacaagtgttgttctttgttcagttgcagtttagtgaacctcagttcTGCTTCCATCTGCTTTTTAGACGGAAGattctttctcctggtaacccttcaaacaaactccgcttgttcagtcttcttctaattgtgctgtcaaagacataaacacagaacatgctcagtgaggcctgtaggTTCTGAGATGTAGCTCTTgagttttttaaatgttctgccTGAGCAATGCAAAGTATGGTCCAATGATTCACATTTTTCTGCCAAATTAGTTTTGGTTGGTTTGTCTAATGTGAGTGTTCCTGACTGTGCTGTTTCACAGGCAAAAATCACATCAGCACAACTGCCTTCCACTGTAACTCATCTGCAACCTAATTATGCACAAAGAGTTAGTTTCTTGCAAAAATatacttttaatttaatttatttaccttttttaaCCAGAAGAGACTCGTTAagattaaaaatctattttgcaGGAGTTTCCTGGTCAGGCAGCAACTCAGTAAtacatatacaatataaaagCTATTATCAGGTGAAGCAATTGCATCTCATTGTTTTAGCTTCCCTAACATTTAAAATCCTTTTAAAACACTGTACAGAGGTCAGCTCCTTCAAATTTAAAATCTTTTGTAGGAAATTCCATGCAGTTGGGGCAGCAAAATGTAAAGCCTTGTTCCCCAGCTTAGATCGAACGTTCGGAACAGACGGTAAAAACAAGTCATGGGAATGAAAGCTTTAGGACCCTATGCTTTGCTGGGAAATAAGCATGTGTAAGTAGGGTGGAAGCTGACCCATTATACACTTACAAATAAGTAGGTGCCAATGCCAATGCCTGCGAGATGACAAGGAAGTCCAGCCAACACGGGCATAAAGCACACAGTGTTAGGACAGAGCTCAGAGACCTGTGATGAACCTCAGAGCTCCATGATAGGAGGTGTCAAGAGCTTGTAGAGAGAAGCATGCATATaatagaccccgttcacactggggaaatcaatcctgctagagcgggatttgggccatatctggatatatcctgatttcTGAGTGTAAACACTGTGAATctggctatatccagcttgatttcaatccacctcatggaggtggatctagccggattggctcaaatgtgactcaggtctgaacgcaaatgcagatagcgaatccggctagcgacatcatACGTCcggttagcaacatgctacttccagttcacgaggagcgacacgggacaaaaaaacccacgacgcatgtgcacacgcggtcctaccgtggcctgaacggactgTGTATATTATGgtgcgccacctagtggtttggaggaccgcaaacgagccagattaagccggattgagtgcggacacgcttgtgtgatagccagatttgaaaataggtctgaacgtatccagtttaaagactatccagatacaatcctactctagctggaatgactttctccagtgtgaacagggcctataGACTACATCACTGTAATCCAACACTGACATAAAAGTGGCAGCAACAAGTTTCTTTCTGGCCTTAAAGGACATACAGTCTTTATTCTAAAATAAAACCCTAGTTTCAGTCTCAGTCTTTTTACTAACTGTTGAATGTGaagagtaaaagaaaatgagtcaTCATCCAGATGCCAAGATATTTATACTGATTAACAAATTTGAGAGCCCTGTAAGGTGGTGATTTATGGCAGACCTTGAGGCTTTAGGATGACAAAACAAACTTCtgatttttgtatttgttttccaGGTTGTATCCAGACCATCTACTGTGTACTGTCCCTAAGCCCCGTTCTCTTCTCCAGCCCCACATCCCAACAGACCAGGACAATCTGTCTAGCTCCAACTACAGTCTGAGTGCCCTCGGATCCACCTTCAGCACTGACCGGTAAAATACTGGCAACCACATCTAACAAACAGTGGTTATAGAAGGCATAGAATCACCAAAATGAGCAGCCTAAAAAGAGTTGTTATAGCATAAGCTATTTAATAGTATAAGCTAAAAATGTCACACGATCTTATGATCGTTTTTGCTTATCCTTGACTGTAACTTCCCCTCTAGCTCCTGGGAAGCTCGTCTGGCCTCCCTGCACAGCAGAGTCCAACAGGCTGCCACTCtatcctcttcctctgcctcctctcagcCTACTGGAAGGTCTTGGGCCACTTCACTCCCCCACCTGGACTCCCACCTGGTTCCGTCATTGCCCCACAGCAGAGCTCCTCCCGGTGGAGCAACCATTGCGCTCTCTGTCCCTGAATCATCCACTTCATCTCTCCTCACTGTCACTGAGTTCTCTGCACTGGTGACCTTTGTCACGCCTGgcaacagacaaaacacagtGGCCTTATGGGACGTTGAGCATTGTCATGTGAGCTACCACAGGGTGGAGGGTGAAGCAGCTCCTGTTCAACGAAGTGGGGAGAGGCAGCACAGACTGCTGCTGAAGAGTAagtcaagcacacacacataaactgtAATTGAATATCATTCAACCCTTTTGAAGGGTGGAAAACAGCCAGAATTAGCCCCAGGCTAAAAAGGAGTTTTCCACTCCTGCCACTTTTGTCATGTTTATCAATGTGTGCCGATTGTTCAttttacttttcttttgttattttgtggtttgttttgtgtttcttttgtgtgATAAGCAGCCCAATTTTGGCATTTTTTGTGATTGTAAAACCTCCCAGCAGGTTAGAGGGTTTTAATATTATGTTTTTCCATAACAGTcagacataaaaataatacaaaaactcaaatacacaaaaaaaatggctCTGGTGCCAgtgtttgaaagaaaaaaatcaatgacaGTTTTCATCGAGGCTGTCCTAAATGTCCTCATTTCTTTTCACAGTGAACTgaatctgtctttctctgtctccagAGTCAGGAGTGTTCCAGGTTCTGTTCTCCATGTcccaggaggagctgctcaGCAGGTTGATGTTGTTTGGCAGCGCAGCAACAGTTGATGCAGTCTGT from Parambassis ranga chromosome 19, fParRan2.1, whole genome shotgun sequence includes these protein-coding regions:
- the ciao2a gene encoding cytosolic iron-sulfur assembly component 2A, whose translation is MEVVLSLVSLTFAKVLQFSGIVDRNALRIKKMEEKALEVYDVIRSIRDPEKPNTLEELEVVTEKCVEVQELGEDEYLIIIKFSPTVPHCSLATLIGLCLQVKLQRCLPFKHKLEIYLSEGTHSTEEDINKQINDKERVAAAMENPNLREIVEQCVTEPDD